A section of the Styela clava chromosome 9, kaStyClav1.hap1.2, whole genome shotgun sequence genome encodes:
- the LOC120339347 gene encoding uncharacterized protein LOC120339347 isoform X1 yields the protein MSEISCNGDKNNNTAKRKYLGYRGEWYDVTNFVERHPGGDIIEKFVGQDATHVIDTAHSKDVLKSWKPVSLGRKDAPEPYQYDPTSFEKQMLALHVKLKKNGFYDDSVGWFIRKFIIVASLNVVIFILLFNYSNIFYIQCLCSFLLAAFWQQSGMLMHDLMHSQAFQNRKIDEIFGVFFGTFCFGISSRWWKDEHIVHHALTNTVDYASGFIDPQAHEDVWAQNEKLFPFMCEKIHHFFIKIQYWTFLPFCILIGRFGILVDSYRLERRKDVWLAFALHLIWISAMINLLPGWKSRILFYYFASVGEGILHIQLLMNHYSKPFYEKEDMHETGFFRAMVDCNINIVCPVWMDWFHGGLNFHIEHHCFPRMPRNRLREVSPMIKKICAESGILYDECSFTSALTRTMSHLKSVSKLFTAMKDYN from the exons ATGAGTGAAATTTCTTGTAATGGAGACAAAAATAACAACACGGCAAAACGAAAGTATCTTGGATATCGAGGAGAATGGTATGACGTAACTAATTTTGTGGAACGTCATCCAGGCGGGGACATCATTGAAAAATTTGTGGGACAAGATGCCACACATGTGATAGACACTGCTCACAGCAAAGATGTGTTGAAATCATGGAAACCCGTCTCTTTGGGTCGAAAGGACGCACCAGAACCTTATCAATACGATCCAACTTCATTTGAAAAGCAAATGTTGGCACTTCATGTCAAGTTAAAAAAGAACGGTTTTTATGATGACAG CGTCGGATGGTTCATACGGAAGTTCATCATCGTTGCCAGCTTGAACGtcgttatatttattttattattcaactattcaaacatattttacaTTCAATGTCTTTGCAGTTTCCTTCTCGCTGCTTTTTGGCAACAGAGTGGAATGTTAATGCACGATTTAATGCACAGCCAG GCATTCCAAAATCGAAAAATTGACGAaatttttggcgtttttttcgGAACTTTTTGCTTCGGTATCAGCAGTCGTTGGTGGAAAGATGAACATATTGTACACCATGCACTCACAAACACTGTGGACTACGCTTCCGGTTTTATAGATCCACAAGCACACGAAGATGTGTGGGCGCAGAATGAGAAGCTGTTTCCTTTTATGTGTGAAAAAATCCATCATTTTTTCATAAAG ATTCAGTATTGGACGTTTCTCCCTTTTTGTATCCTGATCGGACGATTCGGTATTTTAGTTGATTCATACAGATTAGAAAGAAGAAAGGACGTTTGGTTAGCATTCGCGCTTCACCTTATATGGATTTCCGCAATGATTAATCTGCTGCCCGG CTGGAAGTCACGAATATTATTTTACTACTTTGCAAGCGTTGGAGAAGGCATTCTACATATTCAATTACTTATGAATCATTACAGCAAACCTTTCTATGAGAAAGAGGATATGCACGAAACG GGGTTCTTTCGGGCAATGGTAGATTGCAACATCAACATTGTGTGCCCAGTATGGATGGACTGGTTTCATGGAGGTTTGAATTTTCACATAGAACATCACTGTTTTCCAAGAATGCCGCGAAACAGGTTAAGAGAAGTCTCACcaatgattaaaaaaatttgtgccGAAAGTGGGATTTTATATGACGAGTGTTCGTTTACAAGCGCTCTGACGAGAACTATGTCGCATTTAAAATCTGTCAGCAAACTGTTCACTGCCATGAAAGATTATAACTAG
- the LOC120339347 gene encoding uncharacterized protein LOC120339347 isoform X2: MSEISCNGDKNNNTAKRKYLGYRGEWYDVTNFVERHPGGDIIEKFVGQDATHVIDTAHSKDVLKSWKPVSLGRKDAPEPYQYDPTSFEKQMLALHVKLKKNGFYDDSVGWFIRKFIIVASLNVVIFILLFNYSNIFYIQCLCSFLLAAFWQQSGMLMHDLMHSQAFQNRKIDEIFGVFFGTFCFGISSRWWKDEHIVHHALTNTVDYASGFIDPQAHEDVWAQNEKLFPFMCEKIHHFFIKIQYWTFLPFCILIGRFGILVDSYRLERRKDVWLAFALHLIWISAMINLLPGWKSRILFYYFASVGEGILHIQLLMNHYSKPFYEKEDMHETVLKDGKSRQDATTFLSNLVGGAIWPDISTKILLFEPLRVIPPG; the protein is encoded by the exons ATGAGTGAAATTTCTTGTAATGGAGACAAAAATAACAACACGGCAAAACGAAAGTATCTTGGATATCGAGGAGAATGGTATGACGTAACTAATTTTGTGGAACGTCATCCAGGCGGGGACATCATTGAAAAATTTGTGGGACAAGATGCCACACATGTGATAGACACTGCTCACAGCAAAGATGTGTTGAAATCATGGAAACCCGTCTCTTTGGGTCGAAAGGACGCACCAGAACCTTATCAATACGATCCAACTTCATTTGAAAAGCAAATGTTGGCACTTCATGTCAAGTTAAAAAAGAACGGTTTTTATGATGACAG CGTCGGATGGTTCATACGGAAGTTCATCATCGTTGCCAGCTTGAACGtcgttatatttattttattattcaactattcaaacatattttacaTTCAATGTCTTTGCAGTTTCCTTCTCGCTGCTTTTTGGCAACAGAGTGGAATGTTAATGCACGATTTAATGCACAGCCAG GCATTCCAAAATCGAAAAATTGACGAaatttttggcgtttttttcgGAACTTTTTGCTTCGGTATCAGCAGTCGTTGGTGGAAAGATGAACATATTGTACACCATGCACTCACAAACACTGTGGACTACGCTTCCGGTTTTATAGATCCACAAGCACACGAAGATGTGTGGGCGCAGAATGAGAAGCTGTTTCCTTTTATGTGTGAAAAAATCCATCATTTTTTCATAAAG ATTCAGTATTGGACGTTTCTCCCTTTTTGTATCCTGATCGGACGATTCGGTATTTTAGTTGATTCATACAGATTAGAAAGAAGAAAGGACGTTTGGTTAGCATTCGCGCTTCACCTTATATGGATTTCCGCAATGATTAATCTGCTGCCCGG CTGGAAGTCACGAATATTATTTTACTACTTTGCAAGCGTTGGAGAAGGCATTCTACATATTCAATTACTTATGAATCATTACAGCAAACCTTTCTATGAGAAAGAGGATATGCACGAAACG GTACTAAAAGATGGAAAAAGTCGCCAGGATGCTACAACATTTCTTTCAAATCTAGTCGGAGGGGCTATTTGGCCCGATATTTCGACGAAAATTTTGCTGTTTGAGCCACTACGTGTTATTCCGCCAGGCTAG
- the LOC120339019 gene encoding caveolin-1-like: MDSGNLSGSRKSLERKSEIEMMPVDSQRSGGADPNFSQRSGPQSMNESQRSEGDPVSMHIDDAGMESIEMDDGVNVDQPTSKQPSEKADSIDYDNRDPNNIHEDVKVNFADIIAEPSGAHSFETVWGTSYKVYSLTKYWIYQVMSLIFGIPISLFWGIYFSCLAFCSVWCITPCIRSFIIKIGFVGKLWGACVGTVLDPCFESIGLVLSRVRVAMTVRKE, translated from the exons ATGGATTCTGGTAACTTGAGTGGTTCCCGTAAATCTTTGGAAAGAAAATCGGAGATAGAAATGATGCCCGTTGATAGTCAAAGATCTGGAGGTGCAGATCCAAACTTCAGTCAAAGATCTGGACCACAATCAATGAACGAAAGCCAAAGATCTGAGGGAGACCCAGTTAGCATGCATATCGATGATGCTGGTATGGAATCCATCGAAATGGATGACGGAGTTAACGTAGATCAGCCAACGTCAAAACAGCCTTCAGAAAAAGCGGATTCTATCGACTACGACAATAGAGATCCCAACAATATTCACGAGGATGTGAAG GTTAATTTTGCCGACATTATCGCGGAACCATCCGGAGCTCACAGTTTCGAGACTGTATGGGGAACAAGCTACAAGGTCTATTCACTTACAAAATATTGGATCTACCAAGTCATGTCGTTAATTTTTGGAATCCCAATCTCATTATTTTGGGGTATCTACTTCTCGTGTCTCGCTTTCTGCAGCGTATGGTGCATCACGCCATGCATTCGTTCATTCATCATCaag attGGTTTCGTTGGAAAATTATGGGGAGCTTGCGTTGGTACAGTATTGGATCCTTGTTTCGAGTCTATTGGCCTGGTTTTGAGTCGAGTCCGAGTTGCAATGACAGTGCGAAAAGAATAA
- the LOC120339599 gene encoding caveolin-3-like: MDSAGDAPIVRRSPVEDPAQIKDNESAKAESLQGSLAKLSMAENGDEVVIETEPVQKKKKGLKGLHLPVRAFKSREDRDPERVNEELKVGFENIINEPEGFYTPKVSWHLSHEVFGFGRACCYSITTFFCGIPFAFIWGIIFAFLAAVNVWIFAPCRRGHLINMSCLSGFWSVCISTIFDPFYKSFGLIFSNLRVRTEKFIV; encoded by the exons ATGGATTCCGCTGGAGATGCTCCTATTGTCAGAAGAAGTCCAGTTGAAGACCCGGCCCAAATCAAAGATAACGAATCAGCCAAAGCTGAATCTTTGCAAGGGTCTTTAGCAAAGTTGTCAATGGCCGAAAATGGAGACGAGGTTGTTATTGAAACCGAACCAGTACAAAAGAAAAAGAAAGGTTTAAAAGGTTTGCATTTGCCGGTTAGAGCATTTAAATCCAGAGAAGATAGAGATCCAGAAAGAGTCAATGAAGAATTAAAG GTTGGATTCGAAAACATCATAAATGAGCCCGAAGGTTTCTACACTCCCAAGGTATCTTGGCATCTTAGTCATGAAGTTTTTGGTTTCGGCCGAGCATGCTGTTATTCGATCACTACTTTCTTCTGTGGAATTCCTTTTGCTTTTATCTGGGGCATTATCTTCGCTTTTCTTGCTGCTGTGAACGTCTGGATATTTGCTCCATGTAGAAGAGGACACCTCATCAATATGTCATGTCTCAGTGGGTTCTGGTCGGTCTGCATTTCTACCATTTTCGATCCATTCTACAAAAGCTTCGGACTCATCTTCAGCAATTTGCGTGTCCGAACTGagaaatttattgtttaa